A portion of the Desulfopila inferna genome contains these proteins:
- a CDS encoding 6-phosphofructokinase encodes MNKHIGILTAGGDSPGLNAAIRGIGKSAIHSNRMDVIGFRDGFRGLMENRIMRLDLQVLSSILTLGGTILGTSRDKPHKMPVGAETVDMTDVICDNYYRNNLDVLICLGGGGTQKNAYRLAQRGLNILTLPKTIDNDVANTDVTFGFHTAMEIATEAIDRLHSTAHSHHRIIVVEVMGHNAGWLALGAGIASGADVILIPEIPFDTVEIAKAIRQRQQRGNNFSIVVVAEGALSKMDHIELVKLKELKLKAKEEKDSKLKKTVTEELKKFSVLHRTNTLRLSQELEEMTGLESRLTILGHLQRGGTPSAADRVLATRLGSACIQYIEEGVSGAMIAVKGQGTAAVPLEEVVGKRSLVPLDHSWLLSARRVGTCLGD; translated from the coding sequence ATGAATAAACATATTGGAATCTTAACGGCCGGAGGCGATAGTCCGGGGCTCAATGCGGCAATACGGGGAATCGGCAAATCGGCCATCCACAGCAATCGTATGGATGTTATCGGCTTCCGTGACGGCTTTCGCGGCCTTATGGAAAACCGGATCATGCGGTTGGATCTGCAGGTTCTTTCTTCCATCCTCACCCTCGGAGGGACTATCCTCGGAACGAGCAGGGATAAGCCGCACAAGATGCCTGTGGGTGCTGAAACTGTCGATATGACCGATGTCATCTGCGACAACTATTACCGCAATAACCTCGATGTGCTGATATGCCTGGGCGGTGGAGGGACCCAGAAAAATGCCTACCGCCTTGCTCAGAGAGGATTGAATATACTCACTTTGCCCAAGACCATTGACAACGATGTGGCCAACACCGATGTTACCTTCGGCTTTCACACGGCAATGGAAATAGCCACCGAAGCCATCGACCGGCTGCACTCTACCGCGCATAGCCATCATAGAATTATTGTGGTCGAGGTCATGGGACATAATGCCGGCTGGCTGGCACTCGGCGCCGGCATAGCCAGTGGGGCCGATGTCATCCTTATTCCTGAGATTCCTTTTGATACCGTTGAGATAGCCAAAGCCATACGGCAACGTCAGCAGCGGGGTAACAATTTCAGTATAGTTGTGGTGGCTGAAGGAGCCCTGTCTAAAATGGATCACATAGAGCTTGTCAAGCTTAAGGAATTAAAGCTTAAGGCCAAGGAGGAAAAAGACTCCAAGCTTAAAAAGACAGTCACGGAAGAGTTGAAAAAATTTTCCGTCCTGCACCGCACCAATACCCTGCGGCTTTCTCAGGAGTTGGAGGAAATGACAGGTTTGGAGTCCAGACTCACCATTCTCGGTCATCTGCAGCGGGGCGGCACTCCGTCGGCTGCCGACAGGGTTCTGGCGACACGCCTCGGCAGCGCTTGCATCCAGTATATTGAAGAGGGTGTTTCCGGTGCGATGATTGCTGTTAAAGGCCAGGGAACCGCAGCGGTTCCGTTGGAAGAGGTTGTCGGGAAGCGATCGCTGGTGCCTCTTGATCACAGCTGGCTGCTGAGCGCCAGAAGGGTAGGTACGTGTCTTGGCGATTGA
- a CDS encoding ABC transporter substrate-binding protein, translated as MKFFLKTTQMAFIVISFVLLGSCSSPETIKIGLIAGLSGRVADMGIHGRDGAMLAIEEANSQGGVGGRGIELVARNDRQDKLVCREAIADLMAEQVVAVVGPMTSSMALEVVPEINRYKIPTISPTVSSSELANLDDYFFRVIPENSIAAIKTAEYVSLEKNYKNIFVIYDKGNSSYTKSWYMTLKEHYEILGNGKIEGLSYISTNGYDFLELARVISKKKMDCLVILANALDTAMISQQLAKLGVKVPRIASEWALTEDILEYGGKAVEGLEIFHSFDRNSVAPVYLEFKRRFQDRFGYTADFASAYAYNATNILLKALEEGTSAEHMKNFILSNSPYEGVQGKIHFDRYGDAERDYFLLQIDNGKVVTL; from the coding sequence TTGAAGTTTTTCCTAAAGACCACCCAGATGGCCTTCATTGTAATATCCTTTGTTTTGCTGGGGTCATGTTCATCGCCGGAAACCATAAAAATTGGATTGATCGCCGGTCTTTCCGGGCGGGTTGCCGATATGGGTATTCACGGTAGAGACGGAGCTATGCTTGCTATTGAAGAGGCTAACAGTCAGGGTGGTGTCGGCGGCAGGGGCATTGAACTTGTCGCTCGTAATGACCGGCAGGACAAGCTGGTCTGTCGGGAAGCCATCGCCGATCTCATGGCAGAACAGGTTGTGGCTGTTGTCGGCCCAATGACCAGCTCCATGGCCCTCGAAGTCGTGCCGGAGATAAACAGATATAAAATTCCCACAATCAGTCCAACAGTGAGTTCAAGTGAACTCGCCAACCTGGACGATTATTTTTTTAGAGTCATTCCTGAAAACTCCATAGCAGCTATCAAAACAGCTGAATATGTATCATTGGAAAAAAACTATAAAAATATTTTCGTCATATATGACAAAGGTAACAGTTCCTATACGAAATCATGGTATATGACGTTAAAGGAACACTATGAGATACTTGGCAACGGAAAAATCGAAGGACTCAGCTATATCTCCACCAATGGCTACGACTTTCTGGAACTAGCCAGGGTCATTTCCAAAAAGAAGATGGATTGTCTGGTCATTCTCGCCAATGCCCTGGATACTGCAATGATCAGCCAGCAGCTCGCCAAACTAGGGGTGAAGGTTCCCAGGATTGCCAGTGAATGGGCGCTTACCGAAGATATTTTAGAATATGGCGGAAAGGCCGTGGAAGGGTTGGAAATTTTTCACTCCTTTGATCGTAACAGCGTTGCCCCTGTCTATCTTGAATTCAAGAGAAGATTCCAGGATAGGTTCGGATATACGGCCGATTTTGCTTCGGCCTATGCCTATAATGCCACGAATATCCTCCTTAAGGCCTTGGAGGAAGGGACTTCTGCTGAGCACATGAAGAATTTTATTCTAAGCAACAGCCCCTATGAAGGCGTTCAGGGAAAAATTCATTTCGATCGGTATGGCGATGCCGAACGGGATTACTTCCTGCTGCAGATTGACAATGGTAAAGTAGTGACACTTTAG
- a CDS encoding ATP-binding protein yields the protein MLKIKTFRSSLLLGFMLSTFLPLILFGYFSYSYLNYKIEEFGKQSNELLAETVATEISSFLRNPLIVLEQVMILLKPERPAVTEIDDILDEIVSESDYLETVYVINAEKHVINIGLDPEYRSVADNYLDLDLSGLSMLKNIEFLQGPYWSNSFLSPVSGKNSIALIYPIDQRRYLIGLINIEHLHSSILERSGRRNTSTIILDENGTPVFHPQLQIVEEQQSFANMIPFRESQIGKFGTHEIELNNVPYLGSTANIAETKWLVVIVQRLADAEKPLQNMTGLFIFAALFSAIVVIILAFRQSQRLLKPLRLFQENIQAVAEGDYQASISRQSHEEFEEVATLFRYMAAAIEKREQLLEINEERLISLLDVHNLKELEENELLEFALEQAVNLTRSEIGYLHIVNDEERNIVNTFWSKDVETFCQRNGFSLEGLKHHGFGRDCIEKRRHLIENTRYRAVHGTLNAVGEAVLRQLNVPIFDGKEMVAVIGVLNKESAYDKTDARQLSLYFNHTWDILQQKRYEQDKSYLAEQLAHAQKLEAIGTLAGGIAHDFNNVLMVIIGNTELARDNIDKPERIQQDLDQIFKGALRARDLVNQILAFSRNNAEGLKPLDIKPIVKEALKLLRSSIPANIVITQDIGTESYPVVSEPDKINQLIMNLCTNAYQSMEGKDGTLSINLHYVKLKHDLFNRGKKVAAAGEYMRLVVGDSGKGIPEQMMNRIFEPYFSTREKGQGTGLGLAVVHGIVKGLKGAITVDSRPGEGSTFFVYLPVAKIETQNEEEVVTGRLPGGSEHILYVDDDEAIAVVNSRILESLGYTVSTFSSSISALAHFSKQPEKYDLIISDITMPEITGDVLARKMLEKRDDIPIILCTGYSERIDELKAEEMGVRELMMKPLTKLDLALTVRKILGFDWKN from the coding sequence ATGTTGAAAATAAAAACATTCAGGAGTTCGCTTCTGCTGGGGTTCATGCTTTCCACATTTTTGCCCCTGATTTTATTCGGTTATTTCAGTTACTCCTATTTGAACTATAAAATCGAGGAGTTCGGCAAGCAGAGCAATGAGCTGCTGGCGGAAACAGTGGCGACTGAAATATCATCTTTCTTGAGAAATCCGCTGATTGTTCTGGAGCAGGTCATGATCCTGTTGAAACCGGAGAGGCCGGCAGTCACGGAAATCGATGACATTTTGGATGAGATTGTTTCGGAATCGGATTATCTCGAGACCGTATATGTTATAAATGCAGAAAAACATGTCATTAACATTGGACTGGATCCCGAATATAGGAGCGTTGCCGATAATTACCTGGATCTGGATTTATCTGGATTGAGCATGTTGAAAAATATTGAGTTTCTGCAGGGTCCATATTGGTCCAATTCCTTCCTTTCTCCAGTTTCCGGGAAAAACAGCATTGCCTTGATATACCCGATTGATCAGAGAAGGTACCTCATAGGCCTTATCAATATCGAACATTTACATAGCTCCATTCTGGAACGATCGGGGAGGAGAAATACCTCTACCATAATTCTGGATGAAAACGGAACTCCGGTGTTTCACCCACAGTTACAGATAGTTGAGGAACAGCAGAGCTTCGCCAATATGATTCCTTTTCGGGAATCGCAAATCGGCAAGTTCGGCACCCATGAAATCGAATTGAACAACGTGCCATACCTTGGCAGCACCGCTAATATAGCGGAAACAAAGTGGCTGGTAGTCATTGTTCAACGGCTTGCCGATGCCGAAAAGCCTCTTCAGAATATGACCGGTTTATTTATTTTTGCCGCGCTGTTTTCGGCGATTGTCGTCATAATACTGGCATTTCGCCAGTCGCAAAGGTTACTGAAGCCCCTGCGACTGTTCCAGGAAAATATTCAGGCCGTGGCCGAAGGTGATTATCAGGCCAGTATTTCCAGGCAGTCACATGAAGAGTTTGAAGAGGTGGCGACCCTGTTTCGTTACATGGCCGCTGCCATCGAAAAACGAGAGCAACTTCTTGAAATCAACGAGGAAAGACTTATTTCGCTCCTTGACGTTCATAATCTTAAAGAGCTGGAAGAAAACGAGCTGCTGGAATTTGCCCTGGAGCAGGCTGTCAATCTGACCAGGAGTGAAATAGGATACCTCCATATTGTCAATGATGAGGAAAGGAATATCGTCAACACTTTCTGGTCGAAAGATGTTGAAACCTTCTGTCAAAGAAATGGTTTTTCCCTGGAGGGGTTGAAACACCATGGTTTTGGCAGAGACTGTATAGAGAAGCGCAGACATTTAATTGAAAACACAAGATATAGGGCGGTACATGGCACTCTGAATGCAGTAGGTGAGGCAGTATTGCGGCAACTGAATGTTCCTATTTTCGATGGCAAAGAGATGGTGGCCGTTATAGGTGTTCTCAATAAAGAATCGGCCTATGATAAAACCGATGCCCGGCAGCTTTCACTCTATTTCAATCACACCTGGGATATCCTGCAGCAAAAAAGGTATGAGCAAGACAAAAGCTATCTGGCAGAGCAGCTTGCCCATGCCCAGAAGCTGGAGGCGATAGGGACCCTTGCCGGTGGGATTGCTCATGATTTCAACAATGTCTTGATGGTGATAATCGGCAATACAGAGTTGGCCAGGGATAATATCGATAAACCTGAAAGGATACAACAGGATCTTGATCAGATATTCAAAGGTGCATTGCGTGCACGGGACCTGGTCAACCAGATTCTGGCCTTCAGCCGCAATAATGCCGAAGGACTCAAGCCTCTGGATATCAAGCCTATTGTGAAAGAAGCCCTGAAGCTGCTCAGATCTTCCATACCTGCAAATATTGTGATCACGCAGGATATTGGTACGGAGTCATATCCCGTGGTTTCGGAACCAGACAAGATCAACCAGTTGATCATGAACTTATGCACCAATGCCTATCAGTCCATGGAGGGGAAAGACGGCACACTTTCAATAAACCTTCACTATGTGAAACTGAAGCATGATCTTTTCAACAGAGGGAAAAAGGTTGCCGCTGCCGGAGAGTATATGCGTCTTGTCGTTGGTGACAGCGGCAAGGGAATTCCTGAGCAAATGATGAACAGGATATTCGAACCATATTTTTCAACCCGGGAAAAAGGACAGGGAACCGGTTTAGGGCTTGCAGTGGTGCACGGTATCGTCAAAGGCTTGAAGGGCGCAATAACAGTAGACAGCAGGCCGGGTGAAGGATCTACCTTTTTTGTCTATCTGCCTGTGGCCAAAATAGAGACACAGAATGAAGAGGAAGTCGTAACCGGGAGACTTCCCGGAGGCAGTGAGCATATTCTCTATGTCGACGATGACGAGGCCATTGCCGTTGTCAACAGCAGAATTTTGGAAAGCCTGGGCTATACGGTATCCACATTTTCTTCCAGCATCAGTGCATTGGCTCATTTTTCCAAGCAACCGGAGAAATATGATCTTATCATATCGGATATAACCATGCCGGAGATAACCGGAGACGTGCTTGCTCGAAAAATGCTGGAGAAGCGCGATGATATCCCTATAATTCTGTGCACCGGGTATAGTGAGAGAATTGATGAGTTGAAGGCAGAGGAGATGGGAGTACGCGAGTTGATGATGAAGCCGCTGACTAAGCTCGATCTGGCTTTAACGGTTAGGAAGATATTAGGATTCGATTGGAAAAACTGA
- a CDS encoding response regulator transcription factor, with translation MQRCGIPLFKITDEGQTMISRALVVDDEEIVRRLLEMVLVKKGFEVIEAADGEQAIDILCDDLDFSLIITDLHMGKINGIEVVKKAKELNCEAIIFLITASRDDSYKTAAFDSGADEYLQKPFSIVELADLIRSHQLKREAIPEVNRKADREGPGAYLSE, from the coding sequence ATGCAGCGGTGTGGAATTCCGCTGTTCAAAATAACAGATGAGGGACAGACAATGATCTCGAGAGCGCTTGTTGTAGATGATGAAGAAATAGTCAGGAGATTACTGGAAATGGTCCTCGTCAAAAAGGGTTTTGAAGTCATTGAAGCTGCAGATGGTGAGCAGGCGATAGACATCCTCTGTGACGATCTGGATTTTTCTTTGATTATCACTGATCTGCACATGGGAAAAATAAACGGCATAGAGGTGGTCAAAAAAGCTAAGGAATTGAATTGTGAAGCCATTATTTTTCTGATCACCGCCAGCCGGGACGACAGCTATAAAACTGCAGCTTTTGACAGCGGTGCTGATGAGTACCTGCAGAAACCTTTCTCCATAGTAGAATTGGCCGATCTTATCCGCTCTCATCAACTGAAACGCGAAGCTATTCCCGAGGTCAACCGGAAAGCCGACCGCGAGGGGCCGGGGGCATATCTGTCAGAATAG